CGCTGCTCGCCGCCCAGAGCGACATCGACGTGGTGGGCGAGGCCCCCGACGGCGCGCAGGGCGTCGAGCTGAGCCGGCGCACGCATCCCGACGTCGTCCTGATGGATGTGCGGATGCCCGAGATGGACGGCCTGGAGGCCGCGCGCCGGCTGCTCACGCCGCCGCCGGGGGTGACCCACCGGCCGCGCGTCCTGATGCTCACCACCTTCGACGTCGACGACTACGTGTACGAGGCGCTGCGGGCCGGCGCGAGCGGCTTCCTGCTGAAGGACGCGCCGCCGGCCGACCTCATCGCGGCGGTCCGCGTCGTGGCCTCGGGCGACGCGCTGCTCGCCCCCTCCGTGACGCGCCGCCTCATCGCGGACTTCGCCAAGCAGCGTCCCGCCGCCCGGGGCAGGCCCGCGCAGCGGCTCAAGGGGCTGACCGAGCGCGAGACCGAGGTCCTCACCCTGGTGGCCCGCGGCCTGTCCAACACGGAGATCGCCCGGACGCTGGTGCTGGCCGAGCAGACGGTGAAGACGCACGTCAGCCGCGTCCTCACCAAGCTCGACCTGCGGGACCGGGCCCAGGCGGTGGTCTTCGCCTACGAGTCGGGGCTGGTCGCCCCGGGCGAGTAGGACCGCCCGCGTCCCCGCGTCCCCGCGCCCCTCCTCCACCCCCTACCGGGGTACTACCTCCGCATTGGCTCCCGGGTATGACGCCAGGCCGGTGGCCGTCCCCGCACTCTGTCCTCCGTCACGGGAAGCGCACGCATGGAGGAGACGGGACATGAGGCTACGCAGGGGCAAGCGGCGGCAGGCGGAGAACCGGCCGGAGGTGGACAACCGGCCGGAGACGGACGACTCGCCGGAGACCGGCGGCCGGACCGCGGTCCCCGCCGCCACGCCCGGTCTCGCCGTCGAACTGCGCGACGTCCGCCGGCAGTACGGCCGCGGGGCGGGCGCCGTGCACGCCCTCGCCGGCATCGACCTGGGGCTGCCGCGCGGCACGTTCACCGCGGTCATGGGCCCCTCCGGATCGGGGAAGTCCACCTTCCTGCAATGCGCCGCCGGGCTCGACCGGCCGACGGCGGGATCCGTGCGCCTCGGCGGCACGGAGATCACCGGCATGAGCGAGAACGAGCTCACCGAACTGCGCCGCAGCCGCCTCGGCTTCGTCTTCCAGGCGTTCAACCTGCTGCCGTCGCTGACCGTGGAGCAGAACGTGCTGCTCCCCATGCGCCTGGCCGGGCAGCGCCAGGACCGGCGCCGGGCCGAGGAGGTGCTCGCCCGGGTCGGGCTCGCCGACAAGGCCAGGCGCCGGCCCGGAGAGCTCTCCGGCGGCCAGCAGCAGCGCGTGGCCGTCGCCCGCGCCCTGATCACCGACCCCGACGTCATCTTCGCCGACGAACCCACCGGCGCCCTCGACACCGGCACCGCCGCCGAGGTCCTCGGCCTGCTGCGCAACGCCGTGGACTCCCTCGAAGCCACGGTCGTCATGGTCACCCACGACCCGGTCGCGGCCTCCTGGGCCGACCGGGTGCTGTTCCTCGCCGACGGCTCCTTCGCCGACCGCCTCGAACGCGGTTCGGCGGAGCGGATCGCGGCGCGGATGGCCGTGCTCACCTCCCGTGCCTCGCGCGCGGGCGCGCCGGTGGGGGTGACCGTATGAGGCGCCCCAACGGACTCGCCCGTGAGGCCGTCCGCTTCAAGCCCGCGTCCTTCGCGGGGACCTTCCTCGCCCTGCTGATGTCCGCACTGATCGTCTCGACCTGCGGAATCCTGCTGGAGACCGGCCTGCGCGCCTCGGTGCCGCCCGAGCGCTACGCGAACACGCCGGTCGTCGCGGCCGCGGACCAGAACGAGTACGTCGTCACCGGCAGCGGCGAGGACGAGGAGAGGGAGGCGACACCGCTGCCGGACACGGCACGGATGGACGCCGCCCTGGCGGCGAAGGTCGCCAAGGCGCCGGGCGTGGCCGCAGCCGTCGCCGACTTCACCTTCCCGGTGCGCACGGCGCACGACAGCGCGCACGACAGCGCGCACGACAGCGCGCACGACAGCGCGCACGACGGTGCGGGCGCCGGCGTGCGTGACCTGTCCGTTCCGGGCGGGGTGCTCACCGCGCACGGATGGGGCTCGCACGCCTTCACCGGCACCTCGCTGACGAGCGGTTCCGCGCCCCGTGCGGACGAGGTCGTGCTCGACGCCGGCACCGCCCGCGCCGCGCACGCCGCCGTCGGCGACACCGTGGTCCTGGAGACCGCCGCGGGCCGGCAGGACTTCCGCGTCGCCGGCCTCGCCGAGGCCGGACCCGGGGACACCGCCCGTGACCCCGGACCCCCGGCCTGGTTCGCCGACGACCGGGCCGGCACGCTCGCCGGACACCCCGGCACGGTCGACGCCGTGGCCGTACTGGCCGAGGACGGCACGGACACCGGCGCCCTCGCCGACGCCGTGCGGCAGGCCCTGGCCGGCTCCGGCGTCCAGGTCCACACCGGCGACGACCGCGGCGGCGTCGAGGACCCCGGCCTCGGGTACGCCAAGGTGACGCTCTTCGGGATCGGCGGCTCCTTCGGTGGTATCGCCGCGATCGTCGCGGTCTTCACCGCCGCCGGGACCGTCGCGCTCTCGGTCGGTCAGCGGGCCCGCGAGTTCGCCCTGCTGCGCGCCATCGGGGCCACCCCGCGGCAGGTCCGCCGCGCGGTCGCCTCCGAGGCGCTGCTCGTCGCGCCGCTCGCCGGGATCGTCGGCTGCCTGCCCGGCATCGGGCTCGCGCACTGGTGGTTCGGACAGTTGCAGGACCGCGGCGCCGTCCCGCGAGGCGTGGACCTGCACGTCTCCGGGTTCCCGCTGCTTGCCGCCGTCGTCATGGGGCTGCTCACCGCGCTCGGTGCGGGCTGGGCGGCCGGGCGGCGGCCCGCGAGGATCAAGCCGGGGCAGGCACTGTCGGAGGCCTCGGTGGAACGGCTGCGGCCCGGTGTGGTCCGTACCGTCCTCGGCGTCGTCGCCCTCGTCGGAGGCGCGGTCCTCACCGGTGTGTCCGCCCGCTCCGCCGGGGACGACGCGGCCGGTGCCGCCCTCGGCGTCGTCATGTGCTTCATGCTCGCCGTCGGGCTGCTCGGCCCGCTGGTGGCGCGGCTGTGCGCGGGGCTGTTCGGCCTCCCGCTGCGCTCCGCCGGCCCGGCCGCCGGGCTCGCGGCCGCCAACTCCCGCGCCAACGCCCGCCGTCTCGCCTCCGCGATCACCCCGATCGCGCTCGCCGTGGCCTTCTCCTCGACCCTCGTGTTCATGCACACGAGCGAGAACCACGCCGCCGACAAGCAGGTGCGCGCGGGCATCACCGCGGACCACGTGGTCACGGACCCGGCCGGCCTCCCGGTCGACACGGCCGCCCGTGCCGCCGGCGCACAGGGCGTCCGCACGGCCGTCGGACTGCTCAACACGCAGGTGCTGGTGCCGACCGGCTCCGGCGAGTTCACGTCGCTCCTCGGCGCCTCGACCCAGGGCGTCACCGGCTCCGGCGCCGAGCTCGCGGAGGTCGAGGATCTGGACGTGCGCGACGGCAGCCTCGACCGGCTCGGCGAGGGCCGTATCGCCATCGACCGGACCCTCGCGGACTCGGCGGACGCCGGCGTCGGCGACCGGCTCCCGCTCTACCTCCCCGACGGCACCGAGGTCAGCCCCGAGGTCGTCGCCGTCTACGGCCGCGGCCTCGGCCTGGCCACGGTGACCATGGACCGCGCGTCCCTGGACGGGCACGTCACCTCGGCCTTCGACAGCACGCTGCTGGTACGGGGCGGCTCGGAGAGGTCGCTCACCGCCCTGGGCGAGGTCACCGACGTCTCCGGCTACGCCACCGAGCAGAGCCTGGACGCGAGGACGGGGGCCTGGATGAACAACACCATGGCCGCGGTCCTCGGCGGCTTCGCGGCCGTCGCCGCGATCAACACCCTGGTGATGACGGTGCTGGACCGGCGCCGCGAACTGGGCACCCTGCGCCTGGTCGGCTCCACCCGGCGTCAGGTGATGACGATGCTCCGCTGGGAGGGCCTGCTGGTGGCCGTGGTGGGCCTGGTCCTCGGCTCCGCGATCGCCGCGGCCACGCTCATCCCGATGATGAGCGGCGTCACCGGCGACGCCCCGTACGTGCCCCCGCTGCTGTTCGGCTCCTTCGCGGTCGCCGCAGGCGGCCTGGCCCTCCTCGCGGTCACCCTCCCGGCCCGTGCGGTACTGCGCCGCCGGCCGTAGCCGCGCGGCCGACGCCGTTCTTCGGCCGCGCGGGCGACCACGTCGCGCGCGCAGCCGAAGAACCGACCGTCTCCACCCCCTCCGGAGGCGTGTCAGAGGCCCGCCGCCTCCGACACGTCCCTCTTCAACGCCGCCAGCAGGCCGGCCGCACGCTCCCGCGCCGACCGCAGGTCGTCCCGGGAGCCGACCGGTACGACGGCCTCCAGGTAGCACTTCAGCTTCGGCTCCGTCCCACTCGGGCGGACGATCACCCGCGCACCGTCCATCACGTAGCGCAACCCGTCCGTCGGGGGGAGCCGGTCGGTGCCGCGGGTCAGGTCCTCCGCGGCGGTCACCGTGAGGCCCGCGAGCCGCACCGGCGGGTGCTCGCGCAGGCGGCGCATCGCGTCGGCGATGACGGACAGGTCCTCCACCCGTACCGACAACTGGTCCGTCGCGTGCAGGCCGTGCTCGACGGCGAGGTCGTCGAGGAGGTCGAGCAGTGTGCGCCCCTCGGACTTCAGGCCGGACGCCAGTTCGGTCAGCAGCAGTGCCGCCGTGATGCCGTCCTTGTCGCGCACCCCCTCCGGGTCGACGCAGTAGCCGAGCGCCTCCTCGTAGCCGTACCGCAGACCCTCCACGCGGGCGATCCACTTGAAGCCGGTGAGCGTCTCCTCGTAGCCCAGTCCCGCCGACTCGGCGATCCGGCCGAGGAGGGAGGAGGAGACGATGGACTCCGCGAACGTGCCGGTCGTCCCGCGCCGGACCAGGTGCGCGGCGAGCAGCGCGCCGACCTCGTCGCCGCGCAGCATCCGCCACTCGCCGCCGTCCCGCACGGCGGCGGCGCACCGGTCGGCGTCCGGGTCGTTGGCGATGATCAGATCGGGGTCGGCCTCCCGTGCCGTCGCGAACGCCAGGTCCATCGCGCCCGGCTCCTCCGGGTTGGGGAAGGCGACGGTCGGGAAGTCCGGGTCCGGCTCCGCCTGCGCGGGGACCAGCACGGGCGTGGGGAAGCCGGCCCGGGCGAACGCGGCGAGGAGCGTGTCCTTGCCGACGCCGTGCATCGCCGTGTAGACCGTGCGGGCGGTGCGCGGCGAGCCGGGGGCGAGGACGGCGTCCGTACGGGCGAGGTAGGCGTCGAGGACGGAGTCGTCGAGGATCTCCCAGCCGGAGTCCGGGCGGGGCACGTCCGCCAGGGCGGCGATCGCGTCGATCTCGGCGGCGATCTCCGCGTCCGCCGGCGGCACGATCTGCGAGCCGTCCCCCAGGTACACCTTGTAGCCGTTGTCCCGGGGCGGGTTGTGGCTCGCGGTGACCTCGACGCCGGCCACCGCGCCGAGGTGCCGGATGGCGAAGGCGAGGACGGGGGTGGGCAGCGGGCGGGGGAGGACCGCCGCGCGCAGGCCCGCGCCGGTCATCACGGCGGCGGTGTCGCGGGCGAAGTCGGCGGACTTGTGGCGGGCGTCGTAGCCGATGACGACGAGGCCGGCGTCGTCCTGCGTGCCGTGGGGGACGCCGTTCTTCTTCAGGTACGCGGCGAGGCCGGCGGCGGCGCGGATGACGACGGCGCGGTTCATGCGCTGGGGGCCGGCGCCGAGTTCGCCCCTCAGGCCGGCGGTGCCGAACTGGAGGGTGCCGGAGAAGCGGGCGGTGAGTTCGGGGAGGTCGGGGGTTTCGAGGAGGGCGGCGAGTTCCTCGCGGGTGTCCGGGTCGGGGTCCTCCGCGAGCCAGGCCTTGGCCTTGGCGAGGAGATCGTCGTCGTGCACGGGTCAGCCTCTCTCGTTGTGGTGAGGGGTGGGGCGCCTGTGGGTTTTCTCGCCCCCGCCGCCCCTACCCTTCCCGTCCCGGGGGCTCCGCCCCCGGACCCCCTAAAAGATTGCGCAGTTCCCCGCGCCCCTTGATAGGGGGCGCCTCCCCCGGGGTGTCTCAGATGCGGTCCAGGACCTTTGTCAGCAGTGCGCCCATGCGGGTCGCGCTGTCACGGCCGGCCTGGAGGACCTCCTCGTGGTTGAGGGGTTCGCCGGTCATGCCGGCGGCCAGGTTGGTGACCAGGGAGATGCCGAGGACCTCCGCGCCCGCCTCGCGCGCGGCGATCGCCTCCAGGACCGTCGACATGCCGACCAGGTCCGCGCCGATCGTCCGCGCCATGCGGATCTCCGCCGGCGTCTCGTAGTGCGGGCCGGGGAACTGGGCGTAGACGCCCTCCTCCAGGCCGGGCTCGATCTCCTTGCACAGCGCGCGCAGCCGCGGCGAGTACAGGTCGGTGAGGTCGACGAAGTTCGCGCCCACGATCGGCGAGGTCGCGGTCAGGTTGATGTGGTCGCTGATCAGCACCGGCTGCCCGGGACGCATCGTCTCGCGCAGACCTCCGCAGCCGTTGGTCAGGACGACCGTCTTCGCACCGGCGGCGACGGCCGTGCGCACGCCGTGGGCGACCGAGGCGACCCCGTGACCCTCGTAGTAGTGGGTGCGGCCGAGGAAGACCAGGGCGTGCTTGCCGCCGACGCGGTACGAGCGCAGCCGGCCGCCGTGGCCCTCCACGGCCGGCGGGGCGAAGCCCGGCAGGTCCGTGACCAGCAGTTCGGCGTCGGGCTCGCCGAGGGCGTCCACGGCGGGGGCCCAGCCGGAGCCCATCACGAGGGCGACGTCGTGGGTCTCGGCACCCGTCAGTTCGCGCAGCCGCGCGCCGGCGGTGTCGGCGGCGGCGTAGGGGTCGCCCTGGCGGTCGTCCGGAAGAAGAGAAGCGTTCACGCGCAAGAGACTAGCCGCTTACCGCCTACGCGCGTAGATGACGGAGGTCACGGGAGTGCGATCGTTGTCGTGTCGTGCCCCAGGGGCCGGGCTCGCGCCCGCCGTCCCTGCCTTTACCGTCCTTGACAAGGGGCTTCGCCCCTTGGACCTCTTGGGTGCGTTGTCGGCTTGCGGCCGGTGGGGGCTTGTCGCGCAGTTCCCCGCGCCCCTTAAAAGCGGGGGGCGCCCCCGAGTTTTCAGGGGCGCGGGGAACTGCGCGAACAACCAGGACGTACCCGCACCCGCCGAACAACAGAAGCCCCCGAGTTGTCAGGCGCCCCTCGACAGCCATGACGCACCGCTCAGCACGGGCGCTTGCGCAGCTCCATCACGTAATCGTGCGGCGCGCCCGCCGACTCCGCCGCGTCGGCGAGCTCACCGAGATAGCGGGCGGACGGCAGTCCGCCCTCGTACGCGTTGAGGACGTACGCCCACGCGGACTCCTCCCCGTCCAGCGTGTGCACCCGCACCTTCAGGCGGCGGTATATGTCCATGCCGACGCCCTCCCACCCGTCCAGCGCGTCCTCGTCCATCGGGGCGATGTCGTACAGCGCGACGAAGACCTGGGAACCCGGCGCCTCCACGAGCGTCGCGAGGGCGCCCTCCCAGCTCATCTGCTCGCCGCCGAACGTGAGCCGCCAGTCGTTCAGCCAGCCCGTGGCGCGCAGCGGCGAGTGCGGGGCGCGGCGGGTCATCAGCCGCGCGTCGAGGTTGCCGGCGTACGCGGCGTAGAGCGACATGAGCGCAGCGTACGGCAGTCCCGGGCGCCCCACCCGGGCAGCGCCCGGGGTGCCGTACCGGCGCGGGTCCCGTCCGGACGCGCCCCGCCGTCGGCCCCGGCGGGAAGCATCTTGAAGCGTGCGGGACAATGGAGTACGTGACTCGGATCGTGATCATTGGTGGCGGACCCGGCGGATACGAAGCGGCGCTGGTGGCCGCGCAGCTCGGCGCGGAGGTGACCGTCGTCGACTGCGACGGCCTGGGCGGCGCGTCGGTGCTGACCGACTGCGTGCCCTCGAAGACCCTCATCGCCACCGCCGAGGTGATGACCACCTTCGACTCCTCCTACGAGGAGCTCGGCATCATCGTCGCCGACGACACCCCGCCCCTGGAGCAGGCCGCCCGCGTGGTCGGGGTCGACCTGGGCAAGGTCAACCGACGGGTCAAGCGGCTCGCGCTCGCCCAGTCGCACGACATCACCGCCTCCGTGACCCGGGCCGGCGCCCGGGTGGTGCGCGGGCGCGGCCGGCTGGAGGGCATGCAGGCCGTCGACGGCTCGCGCACGGTCGTCGTCCGGGCCGCCGACGGCAGCGAGGAGCGGCTCACCGCCGACGCCGTCCTCATCGCCACCGGCGGTCACCCGCGCGAGCTGCCCGACGCGCAGCCCGACGGCGAGCGCATCCTGAACTGGACCCAGGTCTACGACCTCGACGAGCTGCCCGAGGAGCTCATCGTGGTCGGCTCCGGCGTCACCGGTGCCGAGTTCGCCGGTGCCTACCAGGCGCTCGGCTCCAAGGTCACCCTGGTCTCCTCGCGCGACCGGGTGCTGCCCGGCGAGGACCCGGACGCCGCCGCCGTCCTGGAGGACGTCTTCCGGCGCCGCGGCATGAACGTCATGGCCCGCTCCCGTGCCCAGTCCGCCAAGCGGGTCGGCGACCGGGTCGAGGTCACGCTCGCCGACGGCCGGGTCATCACCGGTTCGCACTGTCTGATGGCGGTCGGCGCCATCCCGAACAGCGCGGGCATGGGCCTGGAGGAGGCCGGCGTCCAGCTGCGCGACTCCGGGCACATCCGCACCGACCGCGTCTCGCGCACGACGGCGCCGGGTGTGTACGCCGCCGGTGACGTCACCGGCGTCTTCGCGCTCGCCTCGGTGGCGGCGATGCAGGGCCGCATCGCGATGTACCACTTCCTCGGCGACGCCGTGGCCCCGCTCAACCTCAAGACCGTCTCGGCCAACGTCTTCACCGACCCCGAGATCGCCACCGTCGGCTACTCGCAGGCCGACGTCGACGCCGGGAAGATCGACGCCCGCGTCGTCAAGCTGCCGCTGCTGCGCAACCCGCGCGCCAAGATGCAGGGCATCCGGGACGGCTTCGTCAAGATCTTCTGCCGCCCGGGCACCGAGATCGTGGTCGGCGGTGTGGTCGTCGCACCGCGCGCCTCGGAACTGATCCACCCCATCTCGATCGCGGTCGACAACAACCTGACGGTCGAACAGATCGCGAACGCGTTCACCGTGTACCCGTCCCTGTCGGGTTCGATCGCCGAGGTCGCCCGCCAGCTCCACACCCGCAAGGCGACCGGAGAGACGACCGGCGGGGCGTGAGACCCCGCCGGGAAGCGCGTATACCACTTGTGACCCCCCTGTGCGAACAACTTCTGTTATTCGGCGCAAACTGCTGAAAGCAGGCGGTCGTTGGGGTTACTGTCAGTTTCGTGTTCGCTGCAGAACGTCGCCAATTGATCCTCGAAATGGTGCGCGCGAACGGGGCCGTGTCGCTCCGTGAGCTCGCCCGCGTCGTCCAGACCTCCGAAGTGACCGTACGGCGGGACGTGCGCGCGCTGGAGGCAGAAGGACTCCTCGACCGCCGGCACGGCGGTGCGGTACTGCCGGGCGGGTTCACGCGGGAGTCCGGCTTTCCGCAGAAATCCCATCTCGCGACCGCCGAGAAGACGGCCATCGCCGATCTCGCCGCGAGCCTCGTCGAAGAGGGCGAGGCGATCGTGGTCGGTGCGGGCACCACCACGCAGGAGCTGGCCCGTCGGCTCGCCCGGGTGCCGGGGCTGACGGTCGTCACCAACTCCCTGCTGGTGGCGCAGGCCCTCGCGCACGCCAACCGGGTGGAGGTCGTGATGACCGGCGGCACCCTGCGCGGCTCCAACTACGCGCTGGTCGGGTCGGGGGCGGAACAGTCCTTGCAGGGGCTGCGGGTCTCCCGGGCGTTCCTCTCCGGCGCCGGGCTCACCGCCGAGCGGGGGCTCTCCACGTCCAACATGCTCTCCGCGTCGGTCGACCGGGCGTTGGTGCAGGCGGCGGCGGAGGTGGTCGTCCTGGCGGACCACACGAAGCTGGGCACGGACACGATGTTCCAGACCGTGCCGACGGATCTGATCACCCGGCTCGTGACCGACGAGCCGCCCGCACACGACGACCGTGCGGGCGGGGAATTGCAGGCGCTGGCCGACCAGGGCGTGCAGATCGCGGTGGCCGGGGCGGGGGGTGGCGAGACGGGTCCCGCCGGGGGCCGGCAGGCGCGGCGGGACGTCGGCCTGCCGGGGCCGAGACGGCAGGGTCCGACGGCCCCGCAGCTCCGCAGCGCACCGGTCCTCGGCGACCCCCCGGGCGGCGACCGCCCGGCCCGAGTCGCCGACCTCCGCCGCCGCTGACGCCGCCGTGCGGCTCGTTTGAGGGGTAGGGGTGCGTGGGGGTGGGTTCCCGGCCGCGGGCGCGATGTTGCTGATCGCGCAGTTCCCCGCGCCCCTGAAAGAGGGGGCGTGCCCTGGGTTGTCGTGTGCGGGTGCGCTGTGGTTGCTCGCGCAGTTCCCCGCGCCCCTGGGTTGGCTGGGGTGACCCGGAGGGTGGGGGGCGCGGCCCCGAGCCCTCTCGGGGGTCCAGGGGGCGGAGCCCCTTGCGTCTTTCGGGGGTGCAGGGGGCGGAGCCCCCGCTGGGGTGGTGGGGCTGAGCCCCGCCTTTCATCCCACTCCACCCCCACCCCCCCCCGGGGTCAAAGGGGCGGAGCCCCTTGAGGATGGGACGGGCAGGGGCGGCGGGGGCGAGGAAAACGCCCCGCCACCCCCGGAGGGAACCGTCAGTCCTTGATCTCGCAGAGGGGCGCGCCCGACGTCACGCTCGCGCCCACCTCCGCACCGAGCCCCTTCACCGTGCCCGCCTTGTGGGCATTGATCGGCTGCTCCATCTTCATCGCCTCCAGGACGACGATCAGATCGCCCTCCTTGACCTCCTGGCCCTCCTCGACCGCGATCTTGACGATCGTCCCCTGCATGGGAGAGGCCAGCGTGTCGCCCGAGGCCACGGGACCCGACTTCTTCGCGGCCCGCCGCTTCGGCTTCGCGCCCGCCGCCAGCCCCGTCCGCGCCAGCGTCATCCCCAACGACGCCGGCAACGACACCTCCAGCCGCTTGCCGCCGACCTCGACGACCACCGTCTCGCGGCCCGACTCCTCGTCACCCTCCGCATCCGCGACCGCGGAGAACGGCTTGATCTCGTTGACGAACTCCGTCTCGATCCACCGCGTGTGCACGGTGAACGGATCGGCGGACCCGGTCAGCTCCGGCCCGAAGGCGGGGTCGCGGACCACCGCGCGGTGGAACGGGATGGCCGTGGCCATGCCCTCCACCTGGAACTCGTCCAGGGCACGGGCCGCCCGCTGCAACGCCTCCGCCCGCGTACGCCCCGTCACGATCAGCTTCGCCAGCAGCGAGTCCCACGCCGGACCGATGACCGACCCGGCCTCGACGCCCGCGTCCAGCCGGACACCCGGCCCCGACGGCGGGTCGAACCGCGTCACGGTCCCCGGCGCGGGCAGGAAGCCCCGGCCCGGGTCCTCGCCGTTGATGCGGAACTCGAAGGAGTGCCCGCGCAGCGGCGGGTCGTCGTAGCCGAGCTTCTCGCCGTCGGCGATGCGGAACATCTCGCGCACGAGGTCGATCCCGGAGACCTCCTCGGTCACCGGGTGCTCGACCTGGAGCCGCGTGTTGACCTCCAGGAAGGAGATCGTGCCGTCCGCCCCGACGAGGAACTCCACGGTGCCGGCGCCGACGTACCCGGCCTCCTTCAGGATGGCCTTGGAGGCGGAGTACAGCTGGTCCATCTGCTCCTTGGAGAGGAACGGCGCCGGGGCCTCCTCCACCAGCTTCTGGTGCCGGCGCTGCAGCGAGCAGTCACGCGTGGAGACGACGACCACGTTGCCGTGGGAGTCGGCCAGGCACTGCGTCTCCACGTGCCGGGGCTTGTCCAGGTACCGCTCGACGAAGCACTCGCCGCGCCCGAACGCGGCCACGGCCTCGCGCACCGCAGAGTCGTACAGCTCGGGCACCTCGTCCAGGGTGCGTGCCACCTTCAGACCGCGCCCGCCGCCGCCGAACGCGGCCTTGATCGCGATGGGCAGGCCGTGCTCCTCGGCGAAGGCCACGACCTCCTCCGCGCCGGACACCGGGTCCGGCGTGCCGGCCACCAGCGGGGCGCCGGCGCGCTGCGCGATGTGCCGGGCGGCGACCTTGTCGCCGAGGTCGCGGATGGCGTGCGGGGGCGGGCCGATCCAGATCAGGCCCGCGTCCAGGACCGCCTGGGCGAACTCCGCGTTCTCGGAGAGGAAGCCGTATCCGGGGTGAACGGCGTCCGCGCCGGAGTCCGCGGCGGCCTGGAGCACCTTGGCGATGTCCAGGTAGCTGGTGGCCGGGGTGTCCCCGCCCAGGGCGAACGCCTCGTCGGCGACGCGCACGTGCACCGCGTCCCGGTCCGGTTCCGCGTAGACCGCCACGCTGGCGATGCCGGCGTCGCGGCAGGCCCGGGCGACACGGACAGCGATTTCGCCACGGTTGGCGATCAACACCTTGCGCACGATGGCTCCCTCTCCTTGAAACAAGCCGAGTTTAGGGACTGCCGACACGACGTTTCGACCCGTGCCCATTGGTGAGCTTGCCCACACGGAGCGTGAGTCGGGGCTCACTCGACCGGCGAAACCCCTTGTCGCACCGGAGTACGCGGGGGCCCTCCCGGAAACCCTAGCCCTCCGGTGTGGTCAAGGTCTCTGTGCGGCCGTGCTGCGGCCGGTCGTGTTTCTTTGTGGAGTCCCTACTAATGGCCCAATGATTCTTTGCCCCTGCCGCACCCCTTGTCCCAACCCTTACCCGTGAGTAGCGTGCCCGATGTCCGGTACGTACTCGTGGTAACGCGGGGGAAGGCGGGGGTGGGGCGGAGTGCTGCGCAGACCGGTGGCGCTGGTGACGGCGGTCGTGCTCTTCTGCGAGGCGGTGGGCGTCGCGCTGCTCAACTGGACCCTGGGCACGCTCGTGGACCACCAGCACATGTCCCTCGCCGGCCTCGACCCGGACAAGATGTCCGCGTCGTCGAAGATCGGCGGCCTGGTCTTCGGCCTCTACTTCGTGCTGTGCGGCATCGCCGCGCTGGCGGTCTGCGTACGCAACCGCCCGTCCGCCGGGCTCGGCCGCGTACTGCTGATCAGCGCGGCCGTGGTGCACGCGGTGCTGGGCGCGTTCGCGGTGGGACTGATCGGGTGGCGGGCGTTCGCCTACCTGATGGTCGTCTTCGCGCTGATCGTGCTCACGCTGATGACGTACGACCGGGCGCAGGAGCAGCCGCGTCCCGCCGCGACGGACGCCCCGGGGCCCCCGGACCCCTCGGCGGGGCCGGCGGGACAGCCCGCCGACCCCGGACCCGTCAGCGCTCCTGGACCGGGGGCGCCCACAACTCCGTGATGCTCACGCCCAGTTCCGCCAGCAGCCGGCGGAGCAGCGGCAGACTGAGCCCGATGACGTTGCCGTGGTCGCCCTCGATGCCGTCGATGAACGGCGCCGAGCGGCCGTC
The DNA window shown above is from Streptomyces sp. NBC_00670 and carries:
- a CDS encoding response regulator transcription factor; its protein translation is MTTRVLIVDDQAMVRAGFAALLAAQSDIDVVGEAPDGAQGVELSRRTHPDVVLMDVRMPEMDGLEAARRLLTPPPGVTHRPRVLMLTTFDVDDYVYEALRAGASGFLLKDAPPADLIAAVRVVASGDALLAPSVTRRLIADFAKQRPAARGRPAQRLKGLTERETEVLTLVARGLSNTEIARTLVLAEQTVKTHVSRVLTKLDLRDRAQAVVFAYESGLVAPGE
- a CDS encoding purine-nucleoside phosphorylase; translated protein: MNASLLPDDRQGDPYAAADTAGARLRELTGAETHDVALVMGSGWAPAVDALGEPDAELLVTDLPGFAPPAVEGHGGRLRSYRVGGKHALVFLGRTHYYEGHGVASVAHGVRTAVAAGAKTVVLTNGCGGLRETMRPGQPVLISDHINLTATSPIVGANFVDLTDLYSPRLRALCKEIEPGLEEGVYAQFPGPHYETPAEIRMARTIGADLVGMSTVLEAIAAREAGAEVLGISLVTNLAAGMTGEPLNHEEVLQAGRDSATRMGALLTKVLDRI
- a CDS encoding ABC transporter ATP-binding protein, which codes for MRLRRGKRRQAENRPEVDNRPETDDSPETGGRTAVPAATPGLAVELRDVRRQYGRGAGAVHALAGIDLGLPRGTFTAVMGPSGSGKSTFLQCAAGLDRPTAGSVRLGGTEITGMSENELTELRRSRLGFVFQAFNLLPSLTVEQNVLLPMRLAGQRQDRRRAEEVLARVGLADKARRRPGELSGGQQQRVAVARALITDPDVIFADEPTGALDTGTAAEVLGLLRNAVDSLEATVVMVTHDPVAASWADRVLFLADGSFADRLERGSAERIAARMAVLTSRASRAGAPVGVTV
- a CDS encoding phospho-sugar mutase, with translation MHDDDLLAKAKAWLAEDPDPDTREELAALLETPDLPELTARFSGTLQFGTAGLRGELGAGPQRMNRAVVIRAAAGLAAYLKKNGVPHGTQDDAGLVVIGYDARHKSADFARDTAAVMTGAGLRAAVLPRPLPTPVLAFAIRHLGAVAGVEVTASHNPPRDNGYKVYLGDGSQIVPPADAEIAAEIDAIAALADVPRPDSGWEILDDSVLDAYLARTDAVLAPGSPRTARTVYTAMHGVGKDTLLAAFARAGFPTPVLVPAQAEPDPDFPTVAFPNPEEPGAMDLAFATAREADPDLIIANDPDADRCAAAVRDGGEWRMLRGDEVGALLAAHLVRRGTTGTFAESIVSSSLLGRIAESAGLGYEETLTGFKWIARVEGLRYGYEEALGYCVDPEGVRDKDGITAALLLTELASGLKSEGRTLLDLLDDLAVEHGLHATDQLSVRVEDLSVIADAMRRLREHPPVRLAGLTVTAAEDLTRGTDRLPPTDGLRYVMDGARVIVRPSGTEPKLKCYLEAVVPVGSRDDLRSARERAAGLLAALKRDVSEAAGL
- a CDS encoding ABC transporter permease, coding for MRRPNGLAREAVRFKPASFAGTFLALLMSALIVSTCGILLETGLRASVPPERYANTPVVAAADQNEYVVTGSGEDEEREATPLPDTARMDAALAAKVAKAPGVAAAVADFTFPVRTAHDSAHDSAHDSAHDSAHDGAGAGVRDLSVPGGVLTAHGWGSHAFTGTSLTSGSAPRADEVVLDAGTARAAHAAVGDTVVLETAAGRQDFRVAGLAEAGPGDTARDPGPPAWFADDRAGTLAGHPGTVDAVAVLAEDGTDTGALADAVRQALAGSGVQVHTGDDRGGVEDPGLGYAKVTLFGIGGSFGGIAAIVAVFTAAGTVALSVGQRAREFALLRAIGATPRQVRRAVASEALLVAPLAGIVGCLPGIGLAHWWFGQLQDRGAVPRGVDLHVSGFPLLAAVVMGLLTALGAGWAAGRRPARIKPGQALSEASVERLRPGVVRTVLGVVALVGGAVLTGVSARSAGDDAAGAALGVVMCFMLAVGLLGPLVARLCAGLFGLPLRSAGPAAGLAAANSRANARRLASAITPIALAVAFSSTLVFMHTSENHAADKQVRAGITADHVVTDPAGLPVDTAARAAGAQGVRTAVGLLNTQVLVPTGSGEFTSLLGASTQGVTGSGAELAEVEDLDVRDGSLDRLGEGRIAIDRTLADSADAGVGDRLPLYLPDGTEVSPEVVAVYGRGLGLATVTMDRASLDGHVTSAFDSTLLVRGGSERSLTALGEVTDVSGYATEQSLDARTGAWMNNTMAAVLGGFAAVAAINTLVMTVLDRRRELGTLRLVGSTRRQVMTMLRWEGLLVAVVGLVLGSAIAAATLIPMMSGVTGDAPYVPPLLFGSFAVAAGGLALLAVTLPARAVLRRRP